ACGGGATGCGCCCAGTGGTTGCCGTCTCCTTCCGTGACCGTGAATTGTCCGGTGCGTTCAAAGCCGCCTGGCTGCGCCTTGACGAGGCTGACGACGCCGCGCTGCGGCCCTTCATAGACGTATAGCATGCCGTCCGCATAGATGGTGACGCCCTGACGCACCTCGCGGGTTTGCCACATTTCCTGGCCCGTGGCCATTTCCAGGCATACCAGCCTGCCTTTCTGGCTCGTGCCGTACAGATATCCATCGACGAGCACGACGCCGTGGTGCTGGCAATCGAGCGTCTGGTCGGTCCACTTGAGGGTTACGGAAGCCGCGTCCTCGGATAATTCGAGCGCGCCGCCGCCCGAACCATAGCCGCCGGAGTAGTAGACGAGCCCCTTGTCATAAATGGGCGTCACGGCGTGGATGTCGTATTCGGTCTCGTGGGGATGCGACCAGAGCAGAGCGCCCGTGCCGGGATTGACGCCGACAACGAACTTGGCCGTCTCCGTGAGCAGAATCCGGTGGCCGTTGTGCACCGCAATCGTGGGCGAACAGTACGAGGCCATGTCCTGGAGGCCTGTCGTAGCCCAGACCGTCTCGCCGGTATCCTTGTTGAGCGCGGCTATAAGGCCCAGCTTGCCGCCGGGCGTGCAGATCACGTTGTCGCCGTCGATGAGCAGCGACTCGGCGTAGTTCCAGGTCGTGTTTTCGGCCTGAAACCGGTCGAGCAGGTCCACTTGCCAGAGCACCGTCTTCCCGGCAAGGTCAACGCAGTAGACGACGCCGAGCCCCGACAGGATGTAAAGCCGGTCGTCTTCGATGGTCGGGGTTGAGCGGGGGCCCGGCGCCTGCGGATTCAACGTCTCCTTGCCATAGGGGATGTCGCCCGCGGCGCTCCCGTCCATGTGCAGCAAGAAGATGCGGCCCGTCTCGTCCGGAGTCATCCCGGACACATAGATCACACCGTTGGCGATGGACGGGGAGGAGTAGCCGGCGCCGAGACCGCGCGCGGTCCATGCGAGCGCCGGGCCGCCCTCCGGCCAGGACTTCAACAGTTGTTCACCCGCGAACTTTCCGTCGCCTTGCGGGCCGCGGAACCGGGGCGAGTCCTGAGCCAGGGAAACCGGACTGAGCGCTGCCAGAAAAGCAAGACAAGCGAGCGAGAATGGAAGAAACTTCATGAGAGACTCCGTCGTGTCTGCCGCAAACCACCACCTTGCCGCGCCGCGCCGGCGCCAAGGCGACCGATTATGGCAGCTAACCCATGAGATGGCAAATGAGCCCACCACAACACGCTGGTCTTGAGGCCGAAATGGTAACCGCCCGCGAGTGCGGGCGGCGAATCAAGAACACTGCTATGTATCCCCTCAAGCTACGCGATAAGACGATGGAAACCCGTTAGCCCGATACCACGGGCCACCAGTTGGGGTTACGGGAGAACAGGCACCGTATCACTGCCCGAGAACGTCTGGCCGTCCTTCAGGGTTCCTGCAAGGGTCAGTTCGACGGACGGCGGAGCCGCAATGCCTTTTACCTCGCCGATCTGGAACTTAGCGACGAAGTTGCCTTGCGCATCCGCTTTGGACCAAGCTATGGTGATGCCATCCAGCGTAACGGATGCCGACTGCACCGAGCCATAAGGCAGGTTGGTGTGGACCGTCACCCAAGCCGTGGAATTGGAGGAGAGCACGAGTGTCTGGGGCGAGACGGTGATTTCCGCCTCAACCTCGGCCCATATGTGGCCACCCGTACTCCCCAAGGCGATAACAAAAACCGACACAAATACTGCAAGAAGCGAACCGGCTAGTACCTTTCTCATAGTCACATCCTCCTGGTTGAAAGTTCACCGTGCAATAGGAAGCAACTTCTGTTCCACGAAAGAAGATGGGTTCTTTGATTGCGCCGCACCAGAGGCCAGACCGTTTCCCAGGACAATAAAAGCATATGGTTACGGGGCCTCCATGTCAGGATTCTCCGTTACGCGCTTTTCTTGGAGGCTATGCAAATTTTGCATAGCAGCCATTCGGGTTGCGCCAAGTTTGCAGACCATCCGGGATTTGCCCGGCAGAAAATCTGGCATTTAACTTGCTGTTCCTCGCTGCACCAACAAACGGGTAACAACTGCGAACCGGACAGGCGAATTGGCAAGCCGGTTCGGGAAAGGAAGGCGAAAATGACAAGAACCCACACGAGGATGACCGTATTGACAGCCGCGGTCAGCCTGGTTTTCCTGGCTGGATGCCCCGATGACCTGTTTGAACTCACAAAGGCCGCCTATGCGTTCGCGGACGACGACGGCGACGGGATTTGCGACACTTGCGGCCAAGGGGTTGACCTGGATGGCGACGGGGTCTGCGACAACTTCATCGATGAGGATGGGGACGGGATCTGCGATAACCGGCAATCGCATCGGCGCCTCGGTTGGAGGTCGGGCGGATACCAGTTCCGCGATGGCAATGGCGACGGCCTGTGCGACCAATGCAGCAGCGGCGCCGCGTATGGTGACGGCGTCTGCGGCAGTTTCGTGGATGAAGACGGCGACGGGCTTTGCGACAACCGTCAATCGCACATGCGCTTGGGCTTGGGACCGTATGGTTACCAGTATCGAGACGCCAACTACGATGGTCAGTGCGACCTCTGTGACGGTCACGATTCGAACAGTGACGGCGTTTGCGACAATTTCGTGGATGACGACGGCGATGGTGTCTGCGACCACAACAGGTCGCATATGCGATTTGGATGGGGTCCTCAAGGCTACCAGTTCCAGGACGGCAACGGCGACGGCATCTGCGACAGTTTTGTGGATGCGGACGGCGATGGTCTGTGCGACCGTGGAAACTCGCACGAGCAACATGGGAATGGCAACACCGGCGGTAATGGCGGCGGTAATGGTGGCGGTAATGGCGGCGGAGGAGGCAACTGACGCGCGCACGCGGCGAGAGTATCGAGCCGAGCATTCTCTGGTGAAAGGAATTGAAGTGATGAACGCTATGAATAAGGCGACCGTGGCCGCGGCTGCCATCTTTGCCGCGCTGCTGTTTGCAGCGATAGTCGTTGGTGCTGTGTCGGCGGACGCAGCAGACACGAACGCAAAAGACACCACACCTTGTGCGCCGCCCGAAACGAGGCCGAGCGTCCCGACGGACGACACCCTTGGTTGCAGGTACGCCGACGTCGATGATGATGGCGAGTGTGATAACCTCTGCATGCGGGGCGCGGGGCGCGGGTCCGGCGGTACGTGCAGGGATGCAAAACGCGGCCGCATCTGGGATAATGCGTTTGCTCAGGTGTGCCGCCAAGGCAACCGGCCATGTGGCGAGCGGCGCGGCGATGTGGCCGCGGACGGCGATGGCATTTGCGGCAATCACGGCAAGCGAGGGCGAGAGTGCCGACTTGGCTATCAACCAGGCGAATGCCAGAGGCGTGGACAAAGCAACCGGTGATCAGCAAACGTAACCTGAACTTCGTCTGGCTTGCGCTGGTGGCTGTTTTCATTGCGGCCGCCAGCGTTTATTCATTGTTCAGTTCCTATTCTTCGGAAATCCGGTCACACCGCACTGTGCTCTTGGAAAGAGGCCAGACCGTGCTGGACGCGCTCAAGGCGGGCCTCTTGGCGCATGGCCGCATGGGGCAGTATCGCGGCGAGCGCCTGGAAGTCATCTTCGAAGAACTGGCGCGAAATCCGAGTATCCTGGCCCTTGAACTGCGCGACCCCGATGGGGTGACCCTCGCATCGGGGGGGCAACAGGGGGAGATCAGCGGGACACTGCCCCAGCGGCCTCGCTTGGATGGCAACCGGGTCGTGCTGGCCAGCCATGTGGACCTATTGGCGGAGTGTGGTCACAGCCGCGCTGCGCACGACCAGCACGGCGGGGAGGACGGGGAGGATTGGACTCCGTTCATGAAAGGAGTCTACGTGCTGATTGCGGTGCTGGATGCAACGGAAGTGAACGAGGCCATCCGAAGGCATCAAGTCCAACTGGCCATCACGACAGCAGTCATTTCCTTGGCGTTGGGTCTGGGCGCACTGGCTGTCATCCTGTTGATCAAGCGTGCCGAATTGGCCGTTGCTTTGGCGCGGGAACGCGAGCGCGCCAAGCGCCAGGAACAAGTAGCCCATTTGGGCGCGGGGCTGGCCCACGAAACGAAGAACCCGCTCGGCATCGTTCGAGGCCTCGCGCAGTCCATAGGCAACTGTTCCAACCATCACTGCGCCATAAAAGACCGGGCTAAGGATATCGTGGACGAGGTGGACCGGGTTATCGGCGGCATCAACTCGTTTCTCCTGCTGGCGCGTCCGC
This genomic window from Candidatus Hydrogenedentota bacterium contains:
- a CDS encoding PQQ-like beta-propeller repeat protein — translated: MKFLPFSLACLAFLAALSPVSLAQDSPRFRGPQGDGKFAGEQLLKSWPEGGPALAWTARGLGAGYSSPSIANGVIYVSGMTPDETGRIFLLHMDGSAAGDIPYGKETLNPQAPGPRSTPTIEDDRLYILSGLGVVYCVDLAGKTVLWQVDLLDRFQAENTTWNYAESLLIDGDNVICTPGGKLGLIAALNKDTGETVWATTGLQDMASYCSPTIAVHNGHRILLTETAKFVVGVNPGTGALLWSHPHETEYDIHAVTPIYDKGLVYYSGGYGSGGGALELSEDAASVTLKWTDQTLDCQHHGVVLVDGYLYGTSQKGRLVCLEMATGQEMWQTREVRQGVTIYADGMLYVYEGPQRGVVSLVKAQPGGFERTGQFTVTEGDGNHWAHPVIVDGLLYIRHGDALLAYRVKE